One region of Culex pipiens pallens isolate TS chromosome 2, TS_CPP_V2, whole genome shotgun sequence genomic DNA includes:
- the LOC120428515 gene encoding mitogen-activated protein kinase kinase kinase kinase 3 isoform X5 — protein sequence MAHASTSSLLSSGISRRNPEDEYELIHKIGSGTYGDVYKAKKIQSNELAAIKVIKLEPGDDIQIIQQEIVMMRDCRHPNIISYYGSYLRHDKLWICMEFCGGGSLQDIYQVTGPLTEVQIAYMCRETLLGLSYLHSMGKIHRDIKGANILLTEKGDVKLADFGVSAQITATINKRRSFIGTPYWMAPEVAAVERKGGYNHLCDIWACGITAIELAELQPPMFDLHPMRALFLMSKSGFKPPTLKDKERWSTNFHSFLKVALTKNPKKRPTAERLLQHAFFQSEMSVRLAMELLQKYHSPHQSYFYHDVEEEGVSLAVAIGPQRITSKLQSTSPLYMCKPLMENERSSSPETLPSDMSLLHYIDEELKLRRTLPLSNNPNESALSSIEECSCSGPGDGYENGGRDDSTLSYADIDNLNARFEKLNAQNGSNEEESKRRSMDQLTGLFNDLEKSSRQRSLSDGDDTQPDLLNNTPPVPPKRSHRSRRHTPPRPVSNGLPPTPKVLMGACFSKVFNACPLHIHCTASWIHPDTRDQHLMIGAEEGIFNLNMNELHDAAIEQLYPRRTVWLYVIKDILMSLSGKQGQSQLYRHDLMALHSKQSHRFSLHMKKIPEKLVPRKFALTTKVPDTKGCTQCCVTRNPYNGYKYLCGSLSSGIFLMQWYDPLNKFMLLKQCDWPSGNLQYHGVNSNVFEMIITPELEYPIVCVNVRRGQSASLKLDLINTNNSSSWFNTSAEEMDGMATVINRRDTLRPIKVHQIERDAILVCYDNVVQIVDIMGAPKQSKKYVSRLEFSFNIDSIVCLTDSVLVFHKNGMQGRSLRNGEITQEITDSSRVYELISSDNRVVMLQSRILRSEPVEGPSEEGHDLYVVAGHEASY from the exons ATGGCCCACGCGTCCACGAGCAGTTTACTGAGTTCCGGAATCTCGCGCCGCAACCCGGAGGACGAGTACGAGCTGATCCACAAGATCGGCTCCGGCACGTACGGCGATGTGTACAAG GCCAAGAAGATCCAATCGAACGAACTAGCGGCGATCAAGGTGATCAAGCTCGAGCCGGGCGATGACATCCAGATCATCCAGCAGGAGATCGTGATGATGCGGGACTGCCGCCACCCGAACATCATCTCGTACTATGGGTCCTACCTGCGCCACGACAAGCTGTGGATCTGCATGGAGTTTTGCGGCGGCGGCAGCCTGCAGGACATCTACCAGGTGACGGGCCCGCTGACGGAGGTGCAGATCGCGTACATGTGCCGCGAGACGCTGCTCGGGCTGTCCTATCTGCACTCGATGGGCAAGATCCACCGGGACATCAAGGGGGCGAACATTCTGCTCACGGAGAAGGGCGACGTCAAGCTGGCGGACTTTGGCGTGTCGGCGCAGATCACGGCGACGATCAACAAGCGGCGGAGCTTCATTG GCACTCCTTACTGGATGGCACCAGAAGTGGCAGCTGTTGAGCGTAAGGGTGGCTACAACCACCTGTGTGATATCTGGGCGTGCGGTATTACGGCAATCG AACTCGCCGAGCTGCAGCCGCCTATGTTCGACCTGCACCCGATGCGGGCGCTCTTCCTGATGTCCAAGAGTGGCTTCAAGCCGCCCACCCTCAAGGACAAGGAACGCTGGAGCACCAACTTTCACTCCTTTCTGAAGGTGGCGCTCACGAAGAACCCCAAGAAGCGACCGACGGCCGAGCGGTTGCTGCAGCATGCCTTCTTCCAGTCGGAGATGTCGGTGCGGTTGGCGATGGAGCTGCTGCAGAAGTATCACAGCCCGCACCAGAGCTACTTCTACCACGACGTCGAGGAGGAGGGGGTGAGTCTG GCCGTCGCGATTGGACCACAAAGAATTACGAGTAAACTGCAGTCGACTAGTCCGCTGTACATGTGCA AGCCTTTGATGGAAAATGAACGATCATCTAGTCCAGAAACTTTACCTAGTGATAT GAGTCTATTGCATTATATAGACGAGGAGTTGAAGTTAAG GCGAACGCTCCCGCTGTCGAACAACCCGAACGAGTCGGCGCTGTCGAGTATCGAAGAGTGCTCCTGCTCGGGCCCCGGCGACGGGTACGAAAACGGGGGCCGGGACGATTCCACGCTCAGCTATGCCGACATCGATAACCTGAACGCGCGCTTCGAGAAGCTGAATGCG CAAAACGGATCGAACGAGGAGGAGAGCAAGCGACGGTCGATGGACCAACTGACGGGATTGTTCAACGATCTTGAAAAGTCTTCCAGGCAGCGTAGTTTGAGCGACGGCGACG ATACCCAGCCGGACCTGCTGAACAATACGCCGCCGGTACCGCCGAAGCGTAGTCACCGAAGCCGGCGGCACACCCCGCCTCGACCGGTTTCCAACGGGTTACCACCGACGCCCAAGGTCCTCATGGGAGCGTGCTTCTCAAAGGTGTTCAACGCGTGTCCGCTGCACATCCACTGTACCGCTTCGTGGATCCATCCGGACACGCGCGACCAGCACCTGATGATCGGCGCCGAGGAGGGCATCTTCAACCTGAACATGAACGAGCTGCACGACGCCGCGATCGAGCAGCTGTACCCGCGGCGGACGGTGTGGCTGTACGTGATCAAGGACATCCTGATGTCACTGTCCGGCAAGCAGGGCCAATCGCAGCTGTACCGGCACGACCTGATGGCGCTACATTCCAAGCAGTCGCACCGCTTCTCGCTGCACATGAAAAAGATCCCGGAGAAGCTGGTGCCGCGCAAGTTTGCCCTCACGACCAAGGTGCCGGACACCAAGGGGTGCACGCAGTGCTGCGTCACGCGCAATCCGTACAACGGGTACAAGTATCTGTGCGGGTCGCTGTCCAGCGGGATCTTCCTGATGCAATG GTACGACCCGCTCAACAAGTTTATGCTGCTGAAGCAGTGCGACTGGCCGTCAGGCAACCTGCAGTACCACGGCGTCAACTCGAACGTGTTCGAGATGATCATCACGCCCGAGCTGGAGTACCCGATCGTGTGCGTGAATGTGCGGCGGGGGCAGAGCGCCAGCCTAAAGCTGGACCTAATCAACACGAACAACT CATCGAGTTGGTTCAACACGTCGGCGGAGGAGATGGACGGCATGGCGACCGTGATCAACCGGAGGGACACTCTACGACCAATTAAAGTGCATCAG ATCGAGCGGGACGCCATTCTAGTGTGTTACGATAACGTCGTACAGATTGTAGATATTATGGGGGCGCCCAAGCAGAGTAAAAAGTACGTCTCGCGGTTGGAGTTTAGCTTTAACATTGACAGTATAG TGTGTCTCACGGACAGTGTGTTGGTGTTTCACAAGAACGGCATGCAGGGCAGATCGTTGCGGAACGGCGAGATTACGCAGGAGATTACGGACAGCAGCCGGGTGTACGAGCTGATCAGCAGCGACAA
- the LOC120428515 gene encoding mitogen-activated protein kinase kinase kinase kinase 5 isoform X4 encodes MAHASTSSLLSSGISRRNPEDEYELIHKIGSGTYGDVYKAKKIQSNELAAIKVIKLEPGDDIQIIQQEIVMMRDCRHPNIISYYGSYLRHDKLWICMEFCGGGSLQDIYQVTGPLTEVQIAYMCRETLLGLSYLHSMGKIHRDIKGANILLTEKGDVKLADFGVSAQITATINKRRSFIGTPYWMAPEVAAVERKGGYNHLCDIWACGITAIELAELQPPMFDLHPMRALFLMSKSGFKPPTLKDKERWSTNFHSFLKVALTKNPKKRPTAERLLQHAFFQSEMSVRLAMELLQKYHSPHQSYFYHDVEEEGVSLAVAIGPQRITSKLQSTSPLYMCKPLMENERSSSPETLPSDMSLLHYIDEELKLRRTLPLSNNPNESALSSIEECSCSGPGDGYENGGRDDSTLSYADIDNLNARFEKLNAQQNGSNEEESKRRSMDQLTGLFNDLEKSSRQRSLSDGDDTQPDLLNNTPPVPPKRSHRSRRHTPPRPVSNGLPPTPKVLMGACFSKVFNACPLHIHCTASWIHPDTRDQHLMIGAEEGIFNLNMNELHDAAIEQLYPRRTVWLYVIKDILMSLSGKQGQSQLYRHDLMALHSKQSHRFSLHMKKIPEKLVPRKFALTTKVPDTKGCTQCCVTRNPYNGYKYLCGSLSSGIFLMQWYDPLNKFMLLKQCDWPSGNLQYHGVNSNVFEMIITPELEYPIVCVNVRRGQSASLKLDLINTNNSSSWFNTSAEEMDGMATVINRRDTLRPIKVHQIERDAILVCYDNVVQIVDIMGAPKQSKKYVSRLEFSFNIDSIVCLTDSVLVFHKNGMQGRSLRNGEITQEITDSSRVYELISSDNRVVMLQSRILRSEPVEGPSEEGHDLYVVAGHEASY; translated from the exons ATGGCCCACGCGTCCACGAGCAGTTTACTGAGTTCCGGAATCTCGCGCCGCAACCCGGAGGACGAGTACGAGCTGATCCACAAGATCGGCTCCGGCACGTACGGCGATGTGTACAAG GCCAAGAAGATCCAATCGAACGAACTAGCGGCGATCAAGGTGATCAAGCTCGAGCCGGGCGATGACATCCAGATCATCCAGCAGGAGATCGTGATGATGCGGGACTGCCGCCACCCGAACATCATCTCGTACTATGGGTCCTACCTGCGCCACGACAAGCTGTGGATCTGCATGGAGTTTTGCGGCGGCGGCAGCCTGCAGGACATCTACCAGGTGACGGGCCCGCTGACGGAGGTGCAGATCGCGTACATGTGCCGCGAGACGCTGCTCGGGCTGTCCTATCTGCACTCGATGGGCAAGATCCACCGGGACATCAAGGGGGCGAACATTCTGCTCACGGAGAAGGGCGACGTCAAGCTGGCGGACTTTGGCGTGTCGGCGCAGATCACGGCGACGATCAACAAGCGGCGGAGCTTCATTG GCACTCCTTACTGGATGGCACCAGAAGTGGCAGCTGTTGAGCGTAAGGGTGGCTACAACCACCTGTGTGATATCTGGGCGTGCGGTATTACGGCAATCG AACTCGCCGAGCTGCAGCCGCCTATGTTCGACCTGCACCCGATGCGGGCGCTCTTCCTGATGTCCAAGAGTGGCTTCAAGCCGCCCACCCTCAAGGACAAGGAACGCTGGAGCACCAACTTTCACTCCTTTCTGAAGGTGGCGCTCACGAAGAACCCCAAGAAGCGACCGACGGCCGAGCGGTTGCTGCAGCATGCCTTCTTCCAGTCGGAGATGTCGGTGCGGTTGGCGATGGAGCTGCTGCAGAAGTATCACAGCCCGCACCAGAGCTACTTCTACCACGACGTCGAGGAGGAGGGGGTGAGTCTG GCCGTCGCGATTGGACCACAAAGAATTACGAGTAAACTGCAGTCGACTAGTCCGCTGTACATGTGCA AGCCTTTGATGGAAAATGAACGATCATCTAGTCCAGAAACTTTACCTAGTGATAT GAGTCTATTGCATTATATAGACGAGGAGTTGAAGTTAAG GCGAACGCTCCCGCTGTCGAACAACCCGAACGAGTCGGCGCTGTCGAGTATCGAAGAGTGCTCCTGCTCGGGCCCCGGCGACGGGTACGAAAACGGGGGCCGGGACGATTCCACGCTCAGCTATGCCGACATCGATAACCTGAACGCGCGCTTCGAGAAGCTGAATGCG CAGCAAAACGGATCGAACGAGGAGGAGAGCAAGCGACGGTCGATGGACCAACTGACGGGATTGTTCAACGATCTTGAAAAGTCTTCCAGGCAGCGTAGTTTGAGCGACGGCGACG ATACCCAGCCGGACCTGCTGAACAATACGCCGCCGGTACCGCCGAAGCGTAGTCACCGAAGCCGGCGGCACACCCCGCCTCGACCGGTTTCCAACGGGTTACCACCGACGCCCAAGGTCCTCATGGGAGCGTGCTTCTCAAAGGTGTTCAACGCGTGTCCGCTGCACATCCACTGTACCGCTTCGTGGATCCATCCGGACACGCGCGACCAGCACCTGATGATCGGCGCCGAGGAGGGCATCTTCAACCTGAACATGAACGAGCTGCACGACGCCGCGATCGAGCAGCTGTACCCGCGGCGGACGGTGTGGCTGTACGTGATCAAGGACATCCTGATGTCACTGTCCGGCAAGCAGGGCCAATCGCAGCTGTACCGGCACGACCTGATGGCGCTACATTCCAAGCAGTCGCACCGCTTCTCGCTGCACATGAAAAAGATCCCGGAGAAGCTGGTGCCGCGCAAGTTTGCCCTCACGACCAAGGTGCCGGACACCAAGGGGTGCACGCAGTGCTGCGTCACGCGCAATCCGTACAACGGGTACAAGTATCTGTGCGGGTCGCTGTCCAGCGGGATCTTCCTGATGCAATG GTACGACCCGCTCAACAAGTTTATGCTGCTGAAGCAGTGCGACTGGCCGTCAGGCAACCTGCAGTACCACGGCGTCAACTCGAACGTGTTCGAGATGATCATCACGCCCGAGCTGGAGTACCCGATCGTGTGCGTGAATGTGCGGCGGGGGCAGAGCGCCAGCCTAAAGCTGGACCTAATCAACACGAACAACT CATCGAGTTGGTTCAACACGTCGGCGGAGGAGATGGACGGCATGGCGACCGTGATCAACCGGAGGGACACTCTACGACCAATTAAAGTGCATCAG ATCGAGCGGGACGCCATTCTAGTGTGTTACGATAACGTCGTACAGATTGTAGATATTATGGGGGCGCCCAAGCAGAGTAAAAAGTACGTCTCGCGGTTGGAGTTTAGCTTTAACATTGACAGTATAG TGTGTCTCACGGACAGTGTGTTGGTGTTTCACAAGAACGGCATGCAGGGCAGATCGTTGCGGAACGGCGAGATTACGCAGGAGATTACGGACAGCAGCCGGGTGTACGAGCTGATCAGCAGCGACAA
- the LOC120428515 gene encoding mitogen-activated protein kinase kinase kinase kinase 5 isoform X7, producing MAHASTSSLLSSGISRRNPEDEYELIHKIGSGTYGDVYKAKKIQSNELAAIKVIKLEPGDDIQIIQQEIVMMRDCRHPNIISYYGSYLRHDKLWICMEFCGGGSLQDIYQVTGPLTEVQIAYMCRETLLGLSYLHSMGKIHRDIKGANILLTEKGDVKLADFGVSAQITATINKRRSFIGTPYWMAPEVAAVERKGGYNHLCDIWACGITAIELAELQPPMFDLHPMRALFLMSKSGFKPPTLKDKERWSTNFHSFLKVALTKNPKKRPTAERLLQHAFFQSEMSVRLAMELLQKYHSPHQSYFYHDVEEEGAVAIGPQRITSKLQSTSPLYMCKPLMENERSSSPETLPSDMRTLPLSNNPNESALSSIEECSCSGPGDGYENGGRDDSTLSYADIDNLNARFEKLNAQQNGSNEEESKRRSMDQLTGLFNDLEKSSRQRSLSDGDGNNENDTQPDLLNNTPPVPPKRSHRSRRHTPPRPVSNGLPPTPKVLMGACFSKVFNACPLHIHCTASWIHPDTRDQHLMIGAEEGIFNLNMNELHDAAIEQLYPRRTVWLYVIKDILMSLSGKQGQSQLYRHDLMALHSKQSHRFSLHMKKIPEKLVPRKFALTTKVPDTKGCTQCCVTRNPYNGYKYLCGSLSSGIFLMQWYDPLNKFMLLKQCDWPSGNLQYHGVNSNVFEMIITPELEYPIVCVNVRRGQSASLKLDLINTNNSSSWFNTSAEEMDGMATVINRRDTLRPIKVHQIERDAILVCYDNVVQIVDIMGAPKQSKKYVSRLEFSFNIDSIVCLTDSVLVFHKNGMQGRSLRNGEITQEITDSSRVYELISSDNRVVMLQSRILRSEPVEGPSEEGHDLYVVAGHEASY from the exons ATGGCCCACGCGTCCACGAGCAGTTTACTGAGTTCCGGAATCTCGCGCCGCAACCCGGAGGACGAGTACGAGCTGATCCACAAGATCGGCTCCGGCACGTACGGCGATGTGTACAAG GCCAAGAAGATCCAATCGAACGAACTAGCGGCGATCAAGGTGATCAAGCTCGAGCCGGGCGATGACATCCAGATCATCCAGCAGGAGATCGTGATGATGCGGGACTGCCGCCACCCGAACATCATCTCGTACTATGGGTCCTACCTGCGCCACGACAAGCTGTGGATCTGCATGGAGTTTTGCGGCGGCGGCAGCCTGCAGGACATCTACCAGGTGACGGGCCCGCTGACGGAGGTGCAGATCGCGTACATGTGCCGCGAGACGCTGCTCGGGCTGTCCTATCTGCACTCGATGGGCAAGATCCACCGGGACATCAAGGGGGCGAACATTCTGCTCACGGAGAAGGGCGACGTCAAGCTGGCGGACTTTGGCGTGTCGGCGCAGATCACGGCGACGATCAACAAGCGGCGGAGCTTCATTG GCACTCCTTACTGGATGGCACCAGAAGTGGCAGCTGTTGAGCGTAAGGGTGGCTACAACCACCTGTGTGATATCTGGGCGTGCGGTATTACGGCAATCG AACTCGCCGAGCTGCAGCCGCCTATGTTCGACCTGCACCCGATGCGGGCGCTCTTCCTGATGTCCAAGAGTGGCTTCAAGCCGCCCACCCTCAAGGACAAGGAACGCTGGAGCACCAACTTTCACTCCTTTCTGAAGGTGGCGCTCACGAAGAACCCCAAGAAGCGACCGACGGCCGAGCGGTTGCTGCAGCATGCCTTCTTCCAGTCGGAGATGTCGGTGCGGTTGGCGATGGAGCTGCTGCAGAAGTATCACAGCCCGCACCAGAGCTACTTCTACCACGACGTCGAGGAGGAGGGG GCCGTCGCGATTGGACCACAAAGAATTACGAGTAAACTGCAGTCGACTAGTCCGCTGTACATGTGCA AGCCTTTGATGGAAAATGAACGATCATCTAGTCCAGAAACTTTACCTAGTGATAT GCGAACGCTCCCGCTGTCGAACAACCCGAACGAGTCGGCGCTGTCGAGTATCGAAGAGTGCTCCTGCTCGGGCCCCGGCGACGGGTACGAAAACGGGGGCCGGGACGATTCCACGCTCAGCTATGCCGACATCGATAACCTGAACGCGCGCTTCGAGAAGCTGAATGCG CAGCAAAACGGATCGAACGAGGAGGAGAGCAAGCGACGGTCGATGGACCAACTGACGGGATTGTTCAACGATCTTGAAAAGTCTTCCAGGCAGCGTAGTTTGAGCGACGGCGACGGTAACAATGAGAATG ATACCCAGCCGGACCTGCTGAACAATACGCCGCCGGTACCGCCGAAGCGTAGTCACCGAAGCCGGCGGCACACCCCGCCTCGACCGGTTTCCAACGGGTTACCACCGACGCCCAAGGTCCTCATGGGAGCGTGCTTCTCAAAGGTGTTCAACGCGTGTCCGCTGCACATCCACTGTACCGCTTCGTGGATCCATCCGGACACGCGCGACCAGCACCTGATGATCGGCGCCGAGGAGGGCATCTTCAACCTGAACATGAACGAGCTGCACGACGCCGCGATCGAGCAGCTGTACCCGCGGCGGACGGTGTGGCTGTACGTGATCAAGGACATCCTGATGTCACTGTCCGGCAAGCAGGGCCAATCGCAGCTGTACCGGCACGACCTGATGGCGCTACATTCCAAGCAGTCGCACCGCTTCTCGCTGCACATGAAAAAGATCCCGGAGAAGCTGGTGCCGCGCAAGTTTGCCCTCACGACCAAGGTGCCGGACACCAAGGGGTGCACGCAGTGCTGCGTCACGCGCAATCCGTACAACGGGTACAAGTATCTGTGCGGGTCGCTGTCCAGCGGGATCTTCCTGATGCAATG GTACGACCCGCTCAACAAGTTTATGCTGCTGAAGCAGTGCGACTGGCCGTCAGGCAACCTGCAGTACCACGGCGTCAACTCGAACGTGTTCGAGATGATCATCACGCCCGAGCTGGAGTACCCGATCGTGTGCGTGAATGTGCGGCGGGGGCAGAGCGCCAGCCTAAAGCTGGACCTAATCAACACGAACAACT CATCGAGTTGGTTCAACACGTCGGCGGAGGAGATGGACGGCATGGCGACCGTGATCAACCGGAGGGACACTCTACGACCAATTAAAGTGCATCAG ATCGAGCGGGACGCCATTCTAGTGTGTTACGATAACGTCGTACAGATTGTAGATATTATGGGGGCGCCCAAGCAGAGTAAAAAGTACGTCTCGCGGTTGGAGTTTAGCTTTAACATTGACAGTATAG TGTGTCTCACGGACAGTGTGTTGGTGTTTCACAAGAACGGCATGCAGGGCAGATCGTTGCGGAACGGCGAGATTACGCAGGAGATTACGGACAGCAGCCGGGTGTACGAGCTGATCAGCAGCGACAA
- the LOC120428515 gene encoding mitogen-activated protein kinase kinase kinase kinase 5 isoform X6 gives MAHASTSSLLSSGISRRNPEDEYELIHKIGSGTYGDVYKAKKIQSNELAAIKVIKLEPGDDIQIIQQEIVMMRDCRHPNIISYYGSYLRHDKLWICMEFCGGGSLQDIYQVTGPLTEVQIAYMCRETLLGLSYLHSMGKIHRDIKGANILLTEKGDVKLADFGVSAQITATINKRRSFIGTPYWMAPEVAAVERKGGYNHLCDIWACGITAIELAELQPPMFDLHPMRALFLMSKSGFKPPTLKDKERWSTNFHSFLKVALTKNPKKRPTAERLLQHAFFQSEMSVRLAMELLQKYHSPHQSYFYHDVEEEGVSLAVAIGPQRITSKLQSTSPLYMCKPLMENERSSSPETLPSDMRTLPLSNNPNESALSSIEECSCSGPGDGYENGGRDDSTLSYADIDNLNARFEKLNAQQNGSNEEESKRRSMDQLTGLFNDLEKSSRQRSLSDGDGNNENDTQPDLLNNTPPVPPKRSHRSRRHTPPRPVSNGLPPTPKVLMGACFSKVFNACPLHIHCTASWIHPDTRDQHLMIGAEEGIFNLNMNELHDAAIEQLYPRRTVWLYVIKDILMSLSGKQGQSQLYRHDLMALHSKQSHRFSLHMKKIPEKLVPRKFALTTKVPDTKGCTQCCVTRNPYNGYKYLCGSLSSGIFLMQWYDPLNKFMLLKQCDWPSGNLQYHGVNSNVFEMIITPELEYPIVCVNVRRGQSASLKLDLINTNNSSSWFNTSAEEMDGMATVINRRDTLRPIKVHQIERDAILVCYDNVVQIVDIMGAPKQSKKYVSRLEFSFNIDSIVCLTDSVLVFHKNGMQGRSLRNGEITQEITDSSRVYELISSDNRVVMLQSRILRSEPVEGPSEEGHDLYVVAGHEASY, from the exons ATGGCCCACGCGTCCACGAGCAGTTTACTGAGTTCCGGAATCTCGCGCCGCAACCCGGAGGACGAGTACGAGCTGATCCACAAGATCGGCTCCGGCACGTACGGCGATGTGTACAAG GCCAAGAAGATCCAATCGAACGAACTAGCGGCGATCAAGGTGATCAAGCTCGAGCCGGGCGATGACATCCAGATCATCCAGCAGGAGATCGTGATGATGCGGGACTGCCGCCACCCGAACATCATCTCGTACTATGGGTCCTACCTGCGCCACGACAAGCTGTGGATCTGCATGGAGTTTTGCGGCGGCGGCAGCCTGCAGGACATCTACCAGGTGACGGGCCCGCTGACGGAGGTGCAGATCGCGTACATGTGCCGCGAGACGCTGCTCGGGCTGTCCTATCTGCACTCGATGGGCAAGATCCACCGGGACATCAAGGGGGCGAACATTCTGCTCACGGAGAAGGGCGACGTCAAGCTGGCGGACTTTGGCGTGTCGGCGCAGATCACGGCGACGATCAACAAGCGGCGGAGCTTCATTG GCACTCCTTACTGGATGGCACCAGAAGTGGCAGCTGTTGAGCGTAAGGGTGGCTACAACCACCTGTGTGATATCTGGGCGTGCGGTATTACGGCAATCG AACTCGCCGAGCTGCAGCCGCCTATGTTCGACCTGCACCCGATGCGGGCGCTCTTCCTGATGTCCAAGAGTGGCTTCAAGCCGCCCACCCTCAAGGACAAGGAACGCTGGAGCACCAACTTTCACTCCTTTCTGAAGGTGGCGCTCACGAAGAACCCCAAGAAGCGACCGACGGCCGAGCGGTTGCTGCAGCATGCCTTCTTCCAGTCGGAGATGTCGGTGCGGTTGGCGATGGAGCTGCTGCAGAAGTATCACAGCCCGCACCAGAGCTACTTCTACCACGACGTCGAGGAGGAGGGGGTGAGTCTG GCCGTCGCGATTGGACCACAAAGAATTACGAGTAAACTGCAGTCGACTAGTCCGCTGTACATGTGCA AGCCTTTGATGGAAAATGAACGATCATCTAGTCCAGAAACTTTACCTAGTGATAT GCGAACGCTCCCGCTGTCGAACAACCCGAACGAGTCGGCGCTGTCGAGTATCGAAGAGTGCTCCTGCTCGGGCCCCGGCGACGGGTACGAAAACGGGGGCCGGGACGATTCCACGCTCAGCTATGCCGACATCGATAACCTGAACGCGCGCTTCGAGAAGCTGAATGCG CAGCAAAACGGATCGAACGAGGAGGAGAGCAAGCGACGGTCGATGGACCAACTGACGGGATTGTTCAACGATCTTGAAAAGTCTTCCAGGCAGCGTAGTTTGAGCGACGGCGACGGTAACAATGAGAATG ATACCCAGCCGGACCTGCTGAACAATACGCCGCCGGTACCGCCGAAGCGTAGTCACCGAAGCCGGCGGCACACCCCGCCTCGACCGGTTTCCAACGGGTTACCACCGACGCCCAAGGTCCTCATGGGAGCGTGCTTCTCAAAGGTGTTCAACGCGTGTCCGCTGCACATCCACTGTACCGCTTCGTGGATCCATCCGGACACGCGCGACCAGCACCTGATGATCGGCGCCGAGGAGGGCATCTTCAACCTGAACATGAACGAGCTGCACGACGCCGCGATCGAGCAGCTGTACCCGCGGCGGACGGTGTGGCTGTACGTGATCAAGGACATCCTGATGTCACTGTCCGGCAAGCAGGGCCAATCGCAGCTGTACCGGCACGACCTGATGGCGCTACATTCCAAGCAGTCGCACCGCTTCTCGCTGCACATGAAAAAGATCCCGGAGAAGCTGGTGCCGCGCAAGTTTGCCCTCACGACCAAGGTGCCGGACACCAAGGGGTGCACGCAGTGCTGCGTCACGCGCAATCCGTACAACGGGTACAAGTATCTGTGCGGGTCGCTGTCCAGCGGGATCTTCCTGATGCAATG GTACGACCCGCTCAACAAGTTTATGCTGCTGAAGCAGTGCGACTGGCCGTCAGGCAACCTGCAGTACCACGGCGTCAACTCGAACGTGTTCGAGATGATCATCACGCCCGAGCTGGAGTACCCGATCGTGTGCGTGAATGTGCGGCGGGGGCAGAGCGCCAGCCTAAAGCTGGACCTAATCAACACGAACAACT CATCGAGTTGGTTCAACACGTCGGCGGAGGAGATGGACGGCATGGCGACCGTGATCAACCGGAGGGACACTCTACGACCAATTAAAGTGCATCAG ATCGAGCGGGACGCCATTCTAGTGTGTTACGATAACGTCGTACAGATTGTAGATATTATGGGGGCGCCCAAGCAGAGTAAAAAGTACGTCTCGCGGTTGGAGTTTAGCTTTAACATTGACAGTATAG TGTGTCTCACGGACAGTGTGTTGGTGTTTCACAAGAACGGCATGCAGGGCAGATCGTTGCGGAACGGCGAGATTACGCAGGAGATTACGGACAGCAGCCGGGTGTACGAGCTGATCAGCAGCGACAA